One Nostoc sp. UHCC 0302 DNA window includes the following coding sequences:
- a CDS encoding LD-carboxypeptidase codes for MTIKRRQFLTACGLAAIASQTPLVAAQGKLYPNTILKPPRLQIGDTVGLIAPAGIIEPKDIETAKEELLKLGLKVKVGAHILDRYGYLAGKDSDRADDINYMFSDHSVKAIIAMRGGWGCNRILPLLNYSLIRSHPKIIMGYSDITSLLLAINARTRMITFHGPVATSTWNQFTVDYFKRILFNAEAVTMQNLTGEVAVETIAPGKARGKLVGGNLSVLAAMVGSPDLPSWNKSILFVEEIGEDVYRVDRMLTQLKNAGILNQIAGFIFGQCTNCRLGDEPSFTLKQVLQDHILPLKIPAWYGSMIGHMKDKFTMPIGIEVEMNADIGTIQMLEASVKK; via the coding sequence ATGACCATTAAGCGCAGACAATTTCTTACAGCCTGTGGGCTAGCTGCCATAGCTAGCCAGACGCCATTAGTTGCCGCCCAAGGTAAGCTATATCCAAACACTATTCTCAAACCACCGCGCTTACAAATAGGCGATACAGTAGGATTGATTGCCCCTGCGGGTATCATTGAACCTAAAGATATCGAAACTGCGAAAGAAGAGTTATTAAAATTAGGCTTAAAAGTCAAGGTAGGGGCGCATATTTTAGATCGTTACGGCTATTTAGCTGGTAAAGATAGCGATCGCGCCGATGATATTAATTATATGTTTAGCGATCACTCTGTGAAAGCAATCATTGCTATGCGTGGTGGCTGGGGCTGTAATCGCATCTTACCCTTACTGAACTACTCGCTCATCCGTTCCCATCCGAAAATTATTATGGGATACAGCGATATTACTTCTCTGTTGTTAGCAATTAATGCCCGCACGCGAATGATTACTTTTCACGGGCCAGTTGCCACGTCTACCTGGAATCAGTTTACGGTAGATTACTTCAAGCGCATCCTATTTAATGCTGAAGCAGTAACAATGCAAAATCTTACCGGGGAAGTTGCAGTGGAGACAATCGCACCAGGAAAAGCAAGGGGTAAACTTGTGGGTGGTAACTTGTCAGTGTTAGCAGCGATGGTAGGCTCACCTGACTTGCCTTCCTGGAACAAAAGCATCTTGTTTGTGGAAGAAATTGGTGAGGATGTTTACCGTGTAGACCGGATGCTGACGCAGTTAAAAAACGCCGGGATTCTTAACCAAATTGCTGGCTTTATTTTTGGACAATGTACTAATTGTCGTCTTGGGGATGAGCCTTCATTTACTTTGAAGCAAGTATTACAAGACCACATACTTCCCTTAAAAATTCCTGCTTGGTATGGTTCAATGATTGGGCATATGAAGGATAAATTTACTATGCCAATTGGTATAGAAGTGGAAATGAATGCTGATATTGGGACAATTCAGATGTTAGAGGCATCTGTCAAAAAATAA
- a CDS encoding ATP-binding protein, translating to MLATDSHQTPKLPKQLIWAVWLICVLPFTLNLLGVNFGSAQVPLNLEGVSGKANEVTEVIYHTLAGSFIHTILEWSAFCAAIFTVILAFAHFSIKYDVTTPIIGVTLLCAGLMDAFHTLAADRLIEVVADNRNLVPFTWALCRLCNVLLTIIGVSIFLAGKSKQWRGNLGFVILVSLGFGLLCYSIIHACASNQVLPQTIFPKSFVTRPWDIFPLILFLLAGILIYPRFYRKYPSLFSHGLIISSIPNAATQIHMAFGSTALFDNHFNIAHFLKIIAYLVPLAGLILDYIHTHRQQEQTNKNFLKEIRERQQTEAKLQKFTQREDLLRSRLSSQIGNSLELSIILKTAVCEIRDLLQIDYCSFCWYNPDATPPSWETVCEAKNPQSPHFLSMYSIEDVEPLVEKLLSQKILQVDEVKTLNEPALREFLLFKGFTCVLAQKLCTPSNTIGVLLCGRSTSLLPWQQEEVELLKEVREQLVIALNQAQLYTEACSNAQRTQQALLELQKTQSQLIQTEKMSALGNLVAGVAHEINNPVGFIAGNLIHISEYMQDLLNHLKLYQQHYPDSVPAICHDAKEIDLEFLLEDLPRMISSMQLGCDRISNISTSLRTFSRSDNSQKVPFNVHSGIDSTLLILKYRLKSNENRPAIQVIKEYGDLPNVECFPGQLNQVFMNILANAIDAFEETNLKCSFKDIQKNPNQIIIRTEMLADHSHVAIRIQDNGCGISKEIQQKIFDHLFTTKGVDKGTGLGLSIASQIVEEKHGGRLQCISNFGKGTEFIIEIPLQA from the coding sequence GTGCTGGCTACAGACTCTCATCAAACCCCAAAACTCCCGAAGCAATTAATTTGGGCAGTGTGGCTAATTTGTGTGCTGCCATTTACATTGAATTTGTTGGGAGTAAATTTTGGTTCAGCACAAGTACCCCTAAATTTAGAGGGAGTCTCTGGCAAAGCCAATGAAGTTACAGAAGTGATTTACCACACTTTGGCAGGCAGTTTTATCCACACAATTCTAGAGTGGAGTGCCTTCTGTGCAGCCATCTTCACGGTCATTCTGGCTTTTGCTCACTTCAGTATTAAGTACGATGTCACCACGCCAATTATTGGAGTCACTCTGTTGTGTGCAGGATTAATGGATGCGTTCCACACCTTAGCTGCTGACCGTTTAATTGAAGTCGTCGCTGATAACCGCAACCTCGTCCCCTTTACCTGGGCGCTTTGCCGACTCTGCAATGTTTTGCTAACCATAATTGGTGTCAGCATTTTTCTGGCAGGTAAATCTAAGCAGTGGCGAGGTAATCTCGGTTTTGTAATTTTAGTAAGCTTAGGCTTTGGGTTGCTCTGTTACAGCATAATTCATGCTTGTGCTAGCAATCAAGTCCTACCACAAACCATTTTTCCCAAGTCATTCGTCACCCGACCTTGGGATATATTTCCTTTGATTCTTTTTCTTCTGGCTGGCATCCTGATTTACCCACGCTTCTACCGTAAGTATCCTAGTCTATTCTCTCACGGATTGATTATCAGTAGCATTCCCAATGCCGCCACCCAAATTCATATGGCTTTTGGCTCAACGGCTCTGTTCGATAATCACTTCAACATTGCTCATTTCTTAAAGATTATTGCTTACCTAGTGCCGCTTGCTGGACTAATCCTGGACTACATCCACACTCATCGTCAACAGGAACAAACCAATAAAAATTTCCTCAAGGAAATTAGAGAACGCCAACAGACAGAAGCTAAGCTCCAAAAGTTTACCCAACGGGAAGACTTGCTCAGAAGCCGTCTATCAAGCCAAATCGGTAACTCTCTTGAACTGAGTATAATTCTCAAAACCGCAGTCTGCGAAATTCGTGACCTGTTGCAAATTGATTATTGTAGTTTCTGTTGGTATAATCCCGATGCCACACCTCCTAGCTGGGAAACAGTGTGTGAAGCCAAAAATCCTCAGTCGCCTCATTTTCTGAGTATGTATTCTATTGAAGATGTGGAGCCTTTAGTAGAAAAGTTACTGAGTCAGAAAATTTTGCAAGTTGATGAAGTTAAGACTCTTAATGAACCTGCGTTGCGAGAGTTCTTACTCTTCAAGGGATTTACTTGTGTATTGGCACAAAAGCTTTGCACTCCCTCTAATACTATTGGTGTACTCCTGTGTGGTCGTAGTACTAGCTTGCTTCCTTGGCAGCAGGAGGAAGTAGAATTACTCAAAGAAGTCAGAGAGCAGCTAGTGATTGCCCTCAACCAAGCACAACTTTATACCGAAGCTTGTAGCAATGCTCAACGTACTCAACAAGCACTATTAGAACTACAAAAAACCCAATCCCAACTCATTCAAACGGAAAAAATGTCAGCGTTGGGCAACCTTGTTGCTGGAGTCGCCCACGAAATCAACAATCCTGTAGGCTTTATTGCGGGGAATCTCATCCACATCTCTGAATATATGCAAGACCTGCTCAATCATTTAAAACTCTATCAGCAACACTATCCTGATTCTGTGCCAGCAATTTGCCATGATGCCAAAGAGATTGATCTAGAGTTCCTACTGGAAGACTTACCACGAATGATTAGCTCCATGCAACTGGGGTGCGATCGCATCAGTAACATCAGCACTTCTCTGCGAACTTTCTCACGTTCAGACAATTCACAAAAAGTACCGTTCAACGTTCACTCTGGTATCGATAGCACTCTGCTAATTCTCAAATATCGTCTCAAATCCAACGAAAACCGTCCTGCTATTCAAGTAATCAAAGAGTATGGAGACTTACCAAATGTAGAGTGTTTCCCTGGACAGCTTAACCAAGTATTTATGAATATCCTTGCCAATGCCATTGACGCTTTCGAGGAAACTAACTTGAAATGCTCCTTTAAAGATATTCAGAAAAATCCTAACCAGATTATCATTCGCACCGAGATGTTAGCTGACCACAGCCATGTTGCTATCCGTATCCAAGATAATGGTTGTGGAATCTCAAAGGAAATCCAGCAAAAAATATTTGATCATCTGTTTACCACCAAGGGGGTAGACAAAGGCACAGGTCTAGGTTTGTCTATTGCTAGTCAAATTGTCGAGGAAAAACATGGAGGTCGCTTACAGTGCATTTCCAATTTTGGCAAGGGAACAGAGTTTATCATTGAGATTCCACTTCAAGCGTAA
- a CDS encoding UTP--glucose-1-phosphate uridylyltransferase, translating into MLIKKVNKAVIPAAGFGTRLFPATKVVKKELFPIIDRDGRAKPVILAIIEEAISAGITEIGIVVQPDDREIFEDLFKNPPKKELFHKLSAENKEYSQYLQDLGSKVAILTQEEQEGYGHAVFCAKDWVKHEPFLLMLGDHIYASDTEKSCARQILDIYEQVNKSVVSLTTIPTEILYKAGCVTGVWQEFNSILEVTQLYEKPSIEYAYQHLRVEGIADNEFLCIFGLYVLTPKIFDCLEEHINHNFRERGEFQLTSCLDRLRQEEGMTGYVVKGQYFDIGMPSVYRQTIIDFRNRYISK; encoded by the coding sequence ATGCTTATAAAAAAAGTTAACAAAGCTGTGATTCCGGCGGCTGGTTTTGGCACTCGGTTGTTTCCAGCTACCAAAGTTGTTAAAAAAGAACTTTTCCCAATAATTGACCGAGATGGTAGGGCAAAACCTGTAATTCTAGCGATTATTGAAGAGGCAATTAGTGCTGGAATTACAGAAATTGGCATAGTAGTACAGCCGGATGACAGAGAAATATTTGAAGATTTATTTAAAAATCCACCTAAAAAAGAACTTTTCCACAAACTTTCAGCAGAAAATAAAGAGTACAGCCAATATCTTCAAGATTTAGGTAGCAAAGTTGCAATCTTAACCCAAGAAGAACAAGAAGGCTATGGTCATGCAGTCTTTTGTGCTAAAGACTGGGTAAAACATGAGCCATTTCTGCTCATGTTGGGTGATCATATTTATGCATCTGACACTGAAAAATCTTGTGCGCGTCAAATTTTAGATATTTACGAACAAGTCAATAAAAGTGTTGTTAGCTTAACTACAATACCAACAGAGATTCTTTATAAAGCTGGGTGTGTAACAGGAGTTTGGCAAGAGTTCAACTCAATTCTTGAAGTTACACAACTTTATGAAAAACCTAGCATTGAATATGCATACCAGCATCTGCGTGTAGAGGGAATAGCCGACAATGAGTTTTTATGTATATTTGGTTTGTATGTATTAACACCCAAAATTTTTGATTGTTTAGAAGAACACATTAATCACAATTTTCGAGAACGAGGCGAATTTCAGTTAACATCTTGTCTAGATAGATTACGTCAGGAAGAAGGAATGACCGGATATGTTGTTAAAGGTCAGTATTTTGATATAGGAATGCCAAGTGTTTACCGTCAGACAATAATTGATTTTAGAAATCGCTATATTTCTAAATGA